CTGGCCCTGGGCAAGCCGGTGGAAGACGTGCGGATAATCGAACTGCCGGAAGACGGGTCCATCAAATACTACCGCGACGAGGCCGGCGTGCACTATGTGCCCAAACGCGGCCTGGACGAACTTATTCTCAAAAAACTCGGTTAACAAAAAAGGCGCTCCAAGGAGCGCCTTTCCCGTCCAGCCCCGCAGCTATCCGCGTCGGGAGATCAAATCGCTCAGACGATAGGAATCCAGCGTCCGCATCAGCACATTACTGGCTTCGATCCAAACAAACTGGGTCACGCATTCTCCGGCCAGCGAGCACTCGCCGCAAATCGGCTCGCCTTCGGCGCATTGGGTCAGGATAACCTTTTCTTCCAGGGCCCGGACCACGTCACCCACGGTGACCTCGTCAGCCGGCCTGGACAGTTTGTGCCCGCCAAAGGGGCCACGCTTGCTCTCGATGAGTCCGCCACGCCGTAGCCCTGCAATCAATTTTTCGATGTATTTTTGGGAAATGTTCTGGCGGCGGGCGATATCCGTCGTGTTCACCCACCCTTTGTCCTGATTCAAGGCGATATCCAGCAAGAGCCTGGTTCCGTACCTGCTTCGCGTGGTCAAACGCATCCAATCCTCCACTATTTCCAGGCTTGATGGTCTAGTGGGCCGGACTCCGGTGCCGCCGCCCCGGACGATATTCCGGCATGCTTCCTGGGCAGCTCGACCCGAAATTCCGTACCCCTGCCCAATGTTGAATCCACCACGATTTCGCCGCCGTGCTGACGCACGACCTCGTTGGCGATGTACAGGCCAAGGCCCGTCCCTTTGCTGCCCTTGGAAGAAAAAAAGAGCGAAAACATTTTCTCCCGTGTGGCCCGATCAATCCCCGGACCAGTATCCCGGACGATGAAGGATACCGTGTCCTCGCTCCCTTCAACACTCATCGACACCAGATGCCGGTCCTTGGACTCATCCTCGATGCAGGCATCGACCGCGTTTTCCAGGATATTGACCAGCCCGGAGGAAATCACTTCCGGGTCGATTTCGAACCGTTCCAACAGCCCGGAGTACTTTTTTTCGAACGCAACGCCATGCTTTGCGGCTCTTTGCTCCACGAAGTTGGCCACCCCGTCGCTGAAACCGCGCACATCGACAAGCTGGATGTTAAGGTCGCGATCCTTGGAATAATAGAGCATTTCCAAAACGGAATTGCGGATGCGGGACACCATCAGCTTGACCCGCTCCGCCCCGTCGGCGGCCATCCCGAAATCCTGGTTGGCAAGGCCCTTTTCCAGGCGGTACAAGCCTCCATCAAGAGCGGTCAACATGCCACGCACGCCGTGGGAAATGGAGCCGATAAAAAGCCCCAGGGAAGCCAGCCTGCTCTGTAATTCGCGAATCTGGGAAATATCCGTGGCCAGTTCCATGACCTCGTTGATCTCACCGCGATTATCACGCAATGGGGCGGTCAGGGTGAGCACGATCTTCTGCTGGCCAGACCGGGTCGTGAGCACTTCCTCGGTCTGATGGATCAGGCCATCCCTAAATGTTTCCTCCACCGGGCACTGTGGGCAGGGATGCGTGCGGTGCTTGTAAATCTCGTAACACTTTTCACCCAGGCAGGCTCCGAAATCCATTTTGAACTGCCGATTGGCGCGGACAATGCGCCTGTCCG
This is a stretch of genomic DNA from Deltaproteobacteria bacterium. It encodes these proteins:
- a CDS encoding PAS domain-containing protein, whose product is MHNIVVSEHLVIITKDPEHGRVLARILSEYGYQPANTDYDEALLTLTANQPRLAVLGICDCVQGKALLRQIRIGFPKMRVIVIVSDNDYQAALDLLAEGASDFLFKPVSEKGLRVVLDRALATLNAREERDRLVEKNRILESSHQLCRQLFDEVPCYISVLNPDRRIVRANRQFKMDFGACLGEKCYEIYKHRTHPCPQCPVEETFRDGLIHQTEEVLTTRSGQQKIVLTLTAPLRDNRGEINEVMELATDISQIRELQSRLASLGLFIGSISHGVRGMLTALDGGLYRLEKGLANQDFGMAADGAERVKLMVSRIRNSVLEMLYYSKDRDLNIQLVDVRGFSDGVANFVEQRAAKHGVAFEKKYSGLLERFEIDPEVISSGLVNILENAVDACIEDESKDRHLVSMSVEGSEDTVSFIVRDTGPGIDRATREKMFSLFFSSKGSKGTGLGLYIANEVVRQHGGEIVVDSTLGRGTEFRVELPRKHAGISSGAAAPESGPLDHQAWK
- a CDS encoding RrF2 family transcriptional regulator codes for the protein MRLTTRSRYGTRLLLDIALNQDKGWVNTTDIARRQNISQKYIEKLIAGLRRGGLIESKRGPFGGHKLSRPADEVTVGDVVRALEEKVILTQCAEGEPICGECSLAGECVTQFVWIEASNVLMRTLDSYRLSDLISRRG